The following proteins come from a genomic window of Corallococcus sp. NCRR:
- a CDS encoding IF-2 protein, with protein sequence MTTHSPQGFGYRARRTFTRLVVFLVILGLGGGVVFLLGQLNARTFTVVQENGELVVMKGRAMPTGAAAYRPGDPRLADAYAPLPLEGQDVTLLTQQKFTDRDDLDRALFPLLETLARPRIASGEPAKVERGLYYLRRAEKLAGITEEQRRSLQSMLTDVAFYQARQKLEDARRLVSEGLAQLKLAAESENRHARAANQMLTTVGPTARDLEEALRRAVHSESAPDNSPVAPAPRQPAPSPAGDASGTPPSAAPTPDAGATP encoded by the coding sequence ATGACCACCCATTCACCGCAGGGATTCGGCTACCGGGCCCGCCGCACCTTCACCCGGCTCGTCGTCTTCCTCGTCATCCTGGGCCTGGGTGGCGGCGTCGTCTTCCTCCTGGGCCAGCTCAACGCCCGCACCTTCACCGTCGTGCAGGAGAACGGCGAGCTGGTGGTGATGAAGGGCCGCGCCATGCCCACCGGCGCCGCCGCCTACCGCCCCGGAGACCCGCGCCTCGCGGACGCCTACGCCCCCCTCCCCCTGGAGGGCCAGGACGTCACCCTGCTGACGCAGCAGAAGTTCACCGACCGGGACGACCTGGACCGCGCCCTCTTCCCCCTCCTGGAGACCCTGGCCCGCCCGCGCATCGCGTCCGGCGAGCCCGCCAAGGTGGAGCGCGGCCTCTATTACCTGCGCCGCGCGGAGAAGCTCGCCGGCATCACGGAGGAGCAGCGCAGAAGCCTCCAGTCCATGCTGACCGACGTCGCCTTCTACCAGGCGCGCCAGAAGCTGGAGGACGCCCGCCGCCTCGTGTCCGAAGGCCTGGCCCAGCTCAAGCTCGCCGCGGAGTCGGAGAACCGCCACGCCCGCGCCGCCAACCAGATGCTCACCACCGTGGGCCCCACCGCCCGCGACCTGGAGGAGGCCCTGCGCCGCGCCGTCCACAGCGAGAGCGCCCCGGACAACAGCCCTGTAGCACCGGCGCCCCGCCAGCCCGCCCCGTCACCCGCCGGTGACGCGTCTGGAACGCCTCCGTCCGCCGCCCCAACCCCCGACGCGGGCGCCACGCCCTGA
- a CDS encoding ribonucleotide-diphosphate reductase subunit beta, translating to MLLDPGMNLTLRPMAYPVFFEMYRNAIKNTWTVEEIDFSTDLVDLRSKMTDAERHLIHRLVAFFATGDSIVGNNLVLNLYKHLNAPEARMYLSRQLYEEALHVQFYLTLLDTYVPDPAERAKAFAAVDNIPSIQRKARFCMKWMDSIQALDQVRSKSDRRQFLLNLICFAGCIEGLFFFAAFAYVYFLRSKGLLNGLAAGTNWVFRDESAHMAFAFEAIKTARKEEPDLFDAGLEKDVVQMMRDAVECETQFAQDLLSGGVMGLSVQEMRGYLEYVADQRLQMLGMAPIFHTKNPLHFMDLQDVQELTNFFERRVSSYQVAVGVGAANDVVFDAAF from the coding sequence ATGCTGCTCGATCCGGGAATGAACCTGACGCTGCGCCCCATGGCGTATCCCGTCTTCTTCGAGATGTACCGCAACGCCATCAAGAACACCTGGACGGTGGAGGAGATCGACTTCTCCACGGACCTGGTGGACCTGCGCTCGAAGATGACGGACGCGGAGCGTCACCTCATCCACCGGCTGGTGGCGTTCTTCGCCACGGGCGACTCCATCGTCGGCAACAACCTGGTGCTCAACCTCTACAAGCACCTGAACGCGCCCGAAGCGCGCATGTACCTGTCGCGCCAGCTGTACGAAGAGGCCCTGCACGTCCAGTTCTACCTGACGCTGCTGGACACCTACGTGCCCGACCCGGCCGAGCGCGCCAAGGCCTTCGCGGCGGTGGACAACATCCCGTCCATCCAGCGCAAGGCGCGCTTCTGCATGAAGTGGATGGACAGCATCCAGGCGCTGGATCAGGTCCGCTCCAAGTCGGACCGCCGCCAGTTCCTCCTGAACCTCATCTGCTTCGCGGGCTGCATTGAAGGCCTCTTCTTCTTCGCGGCCTTCGCATACGTGTACTTCCTGCGCAGCAAGGGGCTGCTCAACGGCCTGGCCGCGGGCACCAACTGGGTGTTCCGCGACGAGTCCGCCCACATGGCCTTCGCCTTCGAGGCCATCAAGACCGCGCGCAAGGAGGAGCCGGACCTCTTCGACGCGGGCCTGGAGAAGGACGTCGTGCAGATGATGCGCGACGCGGTGGAGTGCGAGACGCAGTTCGCCCAGGACCTCTTGAGCGGCGGCGTGATGGGCCTGTCCGTGCAGGAGATGCGCGGCTACCTGGAGTACGTGGCCGACCAGCGCCTCCAGATGCTGGGCATGGCCCCCATCTTCCACACCAAGAACCCGCTGCACTTCATGGACCTGCAGGACGTGCAGGAGCTCACCAACTTCTTCGAGCGCCGCGTGTCGTCCTACCAGGTCGCCGTGGGCGTGGGCGCCGCCAACGACGTCGTCTTCGACGCCGCCTTCTAA
- a CDS encoding ribonucleoside-diphosphate reductase subunit alpha: MRVKKRNGTAEPVDLNKIVRAVGKSCVGLSRVDVMRVATKTISGLYDGATTRELDSLSIQTAAALIVEEPEYARLSARLLSTFIQKEVSNQDIQSFSQSVAAGHKHGLIADRLLTFVQANARKLNAAIDPVRNDLFEYFGLRTVYDRYLLKNPQTREVIETPQDFFLRVACALSGDNAREAIELYRLFSSLEYLPSSPTLFNSGTRHEQLSSCFLLDSPADELDAIYKKYSDIAMLSKFSGGIGVAYHRVRARGSLIKSTNGHSNGIVPWLKTLDASVAAVNQGGKRKGACCVYLETWHADIEDFLELRDNTGDEARRAHNLNLANWVPDLFMRRVEADQEWSLFDPKTTPHLTDLFGDAFEKAYVEAEAQGQSVRKVKARDLYARMMKVLAQTGNGWMTFKDICNRKSNQTGQPGNVIHLSNLCTEILEVTSQGETAVCNLGSLNLGRMVKDGKFDFDLLRSNAMLALKQLDRVIDLNYYPIPTAADSNRRWRPVGLGLMGLQDVFFQLRLPFDSVEARNLSKKISEEIYYAALVTSSDLAEQFGAHPSFPETRAAKGELQFDSWGIVPEDTLRWDALRSRIMKVGLRNSLMIAIAPTATIASIAGCYECIEPQVSNLFKRETLSGDFLQVNRYLVRDLQQLGLWNENTRNRIKLAEGSVQDLTELPEELRAIYRTAWEIPMRSLLDMGADRGAFIDQSQSLNLFVETPNIGKLSSMYFYAWQKGLKTTYYMRSRPATRIAKATVGQGGPTMTAAPTPAPQTVTAEAEAVACSLENPEACEACQ, encoded by the coding sequence ATGCGGGTGAAGAAGCGCAACGGCACGGCGGAGCCGGTGGACCTCAACAAGATCGTCCGCGCGGTGGGCAAGTCCTGCGTGGGCCTGTCGCGCGTGGACGTGATGCGCGTGGCCACCAAGACCATCAGCGGCCTGTATGACGGCGCCACCACGCGCGAGCTGGACAGCCTGTCCATCCAGACCGCCGCCGCCCTCATCGTGGAGGAGCCCGAGTACGCCCGGCTCTCCGCGCGCCTGCTCTCCACCTTCATCCAGAAGGAGGTCAGCAATCAGGACATCCAGTCCTTCAGCCAGTCCGTCGCCGCCGGCCACAAGCACGGCCTCATCGCGGACCGCCTGCTCACCTTCGTCCAGGCCAACGCGCGCAAGCTCAACGCCGCCATCGACCCGGTCCGCAACGACCTGTTCGAGTACTTCGGCCTGCGCACCGTCTATGACCGCTACCTGCTCAAGAACCCGCAGACGCGCGAGGTGATTGAGACGCCGCAGGACTTCTTCCTGCGCGTGGCGTGCGCCCTGTCCGGCGACAACGCGCGCGAGGCCATCGAGCTCTACCGCCTGTTCAGCTCGCTGGAGTACCTCCCGTCCTCCCCCACCCTGTTCAACTCCGGCACGCGCCACGAGCAGCTCTCCAGCTGCTTCCTGCTGGACTCGCCGGCGGACGAGCTGGACGCCATCTACAAGAAGTACTCGGACATCGCGATGCTGTCGAAGTTCAGCGGCGGCATCGGCGTGGCGTACCACCGCGTGCGCGCGCGGGGGTCGCTGATCAAGTCCACCAACGGCCACTCCAACGGCATCGTCCCGTGGCTCAAGACGCTGGACGCGTCCGTGGCGGCGGTGAACCAGGGCGGCAAGCGCAAGGGCGCGTGCTGCGTGTACCTGGAGACGTGGCACGCGGACATCGAGGACTTCCTCGAGCTGCGCGACAACACCGGCGACGAGGCCCGCCGCGCCCACAACCTGAACCTGGCCAACTGGGTGCCGGACCTCTTCATGCGCCGCGTGGAGGCCGACCAGGAGTGGAGCCTCTTCGACCCGAAGACGACGCCCCACCTCACCGACCTCTTCGGCGACGCCTTCGAGAAGGCCTACGTCGAAGCCGAAGCGCAGGGCCAGTCCGTGCGCAAGGTGAAGGCGCGCGACCTGTACGCGCGGATGATGAAGGTGCTGGCCCAGACGGGCAACGGCTGGATGACCTTCAAGGACATCTGCAACCGCAAGAGCAACCAGACCGGCCAGCCGGGCAACGTCATCCACCTGTCCAACCTGTGCACCGAGATCCTGGAGGTCACGAGCCAGGGTGAGACGGCGGTGTGCAACCTGGGCTCGCTCAACCTGGGCCGCATGGTGAAGGACGGGAAGTTCGACTTCGACCTGCTGCGCTCCAACGCGATGCTCGCGCTCAAGCAGTTGGACCGCGTCATCGACCTCAACTACTACCCCATCCCCACCGCCGCGGACTCCAACCGCCGCTGGCGCCCGGTGGGCCTGGGCCTGATGGGCCTCCAGGACGTCTTCTTCCAGCTGCGCCTGCCCTTCGACTCCGTGGAGGCGCGCAACCTGTCCAAGAAGATTTCGGAGGAGATCTACTACGCGGCGCTCGTCACCTCCTCCGACCTGGCGGAGCAGTTCGGCGCGCACCCGTCCTTCCCGGAGACGCGCGCGGCCAAGGGCGAGCTCCAGTTCGACAGCTGGGGCATCGTCCCGGAGGACACGCTGCGCTGGGACGCGCTGCGCTCGCGCATCATGAAGGTGGGCCTGCGCAACTCGCTGATGATCGCCATCGCGCCCACGGCCACCATCGCGTCCATCGCCGGCTGCTACGAGTGCATCGAGCCGCAGGTGTCCAACCTCTTCAAGCGCGAGACGCTGTCCGGTGACTTCCTCCAGGTGAACCGCTACCTGGTGCGCGACCTGCAGCAGCTGGGCCTCTGGAACGAGAACACCCGCAACCGCATCAAGCTGGCCGAAGGCAGCGTGCAGGACCTCACGGAGCTGCCCGAGGAGCTGCGCGCCATCTACCGCACCGCGTGGGAGATCCCCATGCGCTCGCTGCTGGACATGGGCGCGGACCGCGGCGCCTTCATCGACCAGAGCCAGTCGCTCAACCTCTTCGTGGAGACGCCCAACATCGGGAAGCTGTCCTCCATGTACTTCTACGCGTGGCAGAAGGGGCTGAAGACCACGTATTACATGCGCTCGCGCCCGGCGACCCGCATCGCCAAGGCCACCGTGGGCCAGGGCGGCCCGACGATGACGGCCGCCCCCACGCCCGCGCCGCAGACGGTGACCGCGGAGGCGGAAGCGGTGGCGTGCTCGCTGGAAAACCCCGAGGCGTGCGAGGCGTGCCAGTAG
- the aqpZ gene encoding aquaporin Z, which translates to MQKYLAEAVGTFVLVLGGVGAAVLAGDRIGFLGVAFAFGLSLLAMVYTVGPISGCHVNPAVTVGLLMAGKFDKRHVAGYVIAQCVGAIVAAGVVLLIAKGAPGGYSAGAEGLGSNGYGAASPEGYGGGAAFLTEVALTFLLVLTVLGATDSRAPVGFAGLAIGLVLTLIHLVGIPVTNTSVNPARSLGPALFAGGDALRQLWLFIIAPLLGAAFASAVYRLVNRPAVQISAARAEQATEEERRERVVGRRDVERPV; encoded by the coding sequence ATGCAGAAGTACCTGGCGGAGGCCGTCGGCACGTTCGTGCTGGTGCTCGGCGGCGTCGGGGCGGCGGTGCTGGCGGGCGACCGCATCGGCTTCCTGGGCGTGGCCTTCGCCTTCGGGCTGTCACTCCTGGCCATGGTCTACACGGTGGGCCCCATCTCCGGCTGCCACGTGAACCCGGCCGTGACGGTGGGCCTCTTGATGGCGGGCAAGTTCGACAAGCGGCACGTGGCTGGCTACGTCATCGCGCAGTGCGTGGGCGCCATCGTCGCGGCGGGCGTGGTGCTGCTCATCGCGAAGGGCGCGCCGGGCGGCTACTCCGCGGGCGCGGAGGGCCTGGGCAGCAACGGCTACGGGGCGGCGTCGCCGGAGGGCTATGGCGGCGGGGCGGCCTTCCTCACGGAGGTCGCGCTCACCTTCCTGCTGGTGCTGACGGTGCTGGGGGCCACGGACTCGCGCGCGCCGGTGGGCTTCGCGGGCCTGGCCATTGGCCTGGTGCTGACGCTCATCCACCTGGTGGGCATCCCCGTCACCAACACGTCGGTGAACCCGGCGCGCAGCCTGGGCCCGGCGCTCTTCGCCGGAGGGGACGCCCTGCGCCAGCTGTGGCTGTTCATCATCGCGCCGCTCTTGGGGGCGGCCTTCGCGTCCGCGGTGTACCGGCTGGTGAACCGCCCGGCGGTGCAGATCTCCGCCGCGCGCGCGGAGCAGGCGACGGAGGAGGAGCGCCGCGAGCGCGTGGTGGGCCGGCGCGACGTGGAGCGCCCCGTCTGA